One window of Flavobacterium dauae genomic DNA carries:
- a CDS encoding DUF4199 domain-containing protein produces MNKIGIELKWAAFITAFTCLWAALEHTLGYHKDFSNILITAFIYYVILTFLWAIAFVDKKKSLGKGAVWEFKSAFKFGLILTGLLTILNPIAQYIIYGNISPDYFHNIIEYRLAKGIETRESLEAIYNMQVAIRTGVMDTLSYSIVFSALYAWVFKTKSNPNTTNIVVNNTKKRK; encoded by the coding sequence ATGAACAAAATAGGTATCGAACTTAAATGGGCTGCTTTTATTACTGCATTTACTTGCTTGTGGGCTGCTTTAGAACACACTTTGGGCTACCATAAAGATTTTAGTAATATTTTAATAACTGCATTTATTTATTACGTTATTTTAACTTTTTTGTGGGCAATTGCTTTTGTTGATAAAAAAAAATCTTTAGGTAAAGGCGCCGTATGGGAATTTAAAAGTGCTTTTAAATTTGGACTGATATTAACCGGTTTACTAACCATTTTAAATCCTATCGCACAATATATTATTTACGGAAATATTTCGCCGGATTATTTTCACAATATCATAGAATATCGATTAGCCAAAGGAATAGAAACCAGAGAAAGCTTAGAAGCAATCTATAATATGCAAGTTGCAATTAGAACAGGTGTAATGGATACGCTTTCATACAGCATTGTTTTTTCGGCATTATATGCCTGGGTTTTTAAAACAAAATCAAATCCTAATACAACAAATATCGTTGTTAATAACACTAAAAAAAGAAAATAA
- the kdsA gene encoding 3-deoxy-8-phosphooctulonate synthase, with translation MNLQNIPNIKNLDSNNFFVLAGPCAIEGEEMAFRIAEKLVTITNHLKIPLVFKGSFKKANRSRIDSFTGIGDEKALKILEKVSKEFNVPTVTDIHESSDAEMAAAYVDVLQIPAFLVRQTDLVVAAAKTGKTVNLKKGQFMSPESMKHAVQKVLDCNNENIMVTDRGTMFGYQDMIVDYRSIPTMQQYATTVLDITHSLQQPNQTSGVTGGRPDLIETIAKAGIAVGVDGIFIETHFDPKNAKSDGANMLHLDYFEPLMKKLVAIRQTVNQF, from the coding sequence ATGAACTTACAAAACATACCCAATATTAAAAACCTTGACAGCAACAATTTCTTTGTACTGGCAGGACCGTGTGCCATTGAAGGTGAAGAAATGGCATTTAGAATTGCCGAAAAATTAGTTACTATTACCAATCATTTAAAAATACCATTGGTTTTTAAAGGTTCTTTTAAAAAAGCAAATCGTTCACGAATTGATTCATTTACCGGAATTGGCGATGAAAAAGCGTTAAAAATCCTTGAAAAAGTTTCAAAAGAATTTAATGTACCAACCGTTACCGATATACACGAAAGCAGCGATGCCGAAATGGCTGCCGCTTATGTTGATGTTTTACAGATTCCTGCATTTTTAGTACGCCAGACCGATTTAGTTGTAGCTGCGGCGAAAACAGGTAAAACAGTAAACTTAAAAAAAGGACAATTTATGAGTCCCGAAAGTATGAAACACGCCGTGCAAAAGGTTTTAGATTGCAACAATGAAAACATTATGGTAACCGATCGGGGTACAATGTTTGGTTATCAGGATATGATTGTTGATTACCGGAGTATTCCCACAATGCAACAATACGCTACAACGGTTTTAGACATTACCCACTCGTTGCAACAACCCAATCAAACAAGCGGTGTAACCGGTGGCAGACCCGATTTAATTGAAACAATTGCCAAAGCCGGAATTGCTGTAGGAGTAGATGGAATTTTTATTGAAACACATTTTGATCCTAAAAATGCCAAAAGCGATGGAGCCAATATGTTGCATTTAGATTATTTTGAACCATTAATGAAAAAACTGGTTGCTATTCGTCAAACAGTAAACCAATTTTAA
- a CDS encoding NAD(P)H-binding protein, with amino-acid sequence MKKISILGAGWLGGPLALQLKAKEHQVKVSTTTSEKLSFFKENNVDAFLITINKSSNDDLDQLLIDTDLLIITIPPGRTQTVEENYVDKIKYILPFIKKHNIKEVIFTSSTTVYLSLKGLVDENTPIVPVSEMDKQIVTIEQLLLNDPNFNAAILRLGGLIGEDRHPVQFIVKKEVVEDANNPVNMVHRKDIIRFIDQMVTNDIPNEIFNIVAPVKLNRRDFYTREANKLKLSPLPKFIDNPNADMRKVSGEKITDRYGLDYLYLLD; translated from the coding sequence ATGAAAAAAATCAGCATTCTCGGAGCCGGTTGGTTAGGCGGGCCTTTGGCTTTACAGCTTAAAGCCAAAGAACATCAAGTTAAAGTTTCAACTACAACATCAGAAAAACTTTCGTTTTTTAAAGAAAACAATGTTGATGCTTTTCTGATAACCATTAATAAATCTTCTAACGATGATTTAGACCAATTACTTATAGATACCGATTTACTGATTATTACAATCCCCCCCGGAAGAACACAAACCGTTGAAGAAAATTATGTCGATAAAATAAAATATATTCTTCCGTTTATTAAAAAACACAATATTAAAGAAGTTATTTTTACCAGTTCTACCACAGTTTATCTTTCATTGAAAGGGCTGGTAGATGAAAATACACCGATTGTTCCGGTTTCTGAAATGGATAAACAAATTGTAACAATTGAACAATTACTTTTAAACGATCCCAATTTTAATGCTGCCATTTTACGTTTAGGCGGATTGATTGGTGAAGACCGCCATCCCGTACAGTTTATTGTAAAAAAAGAGGTGGTTGAAGACGCAAACAATCCTGTAAATATGGTGCATAGAAAAGACATCATTCGATTTATAGATCAAATGGTAACAAACGATATTCCCAATGAAATTTTCAATATAGTTGCTCCCGTAAAATTAAACCGCAGAGATTTTTATACACGTGAAGCTAACAAATTAAAACTTTCTCCTTTACCTAAATTTATTGATAATCCTAATGCAGATATGCGGAAAGTAAGTGGTGAAAAAATTACAGATCGTTATGGTTTAGATTATTTGTATTTATTAGATTGA
- a CDS encoding porin family protein, translated as MKKTLLLLTAILGTYSASAQLKIKAGTNISSINGSLKATLSDGETIYTLSDYKEQTKSKIGFYAGMGYKLNLTNKLYVTPELIYSQLGADAKNTNTININSYSQNYLSIPVFFEYELINGLRAGLGPQVDFLLKAIRKSDHHLLPEWARQYTVYEANITKIHNTLSFGLSAGLTYNFYNNFSIETRYYLGLSNIYNNDKKPIFDAAIDTDTEMKNQAFQIGLAYQFN; from the coding sequence ATGAAAAAAACACTTTTATTACTTACCGCTATTTTAGGTACATATAGTGCCAGTGCACAATTAAAAATTAAAGCAGGCACAAACATTTCATCGATTAACGGATCGTTAAAAGCTACTTTAAGTGATGGTGAAACAATATATACTTTATCAGACTATAAAGAACAAACCAAATCTAAAATAGGATTTTACGCTGGTATGGGCTATAAATTAAATTTAACCAATAAATTATATGTAACACCCGAACTTATTTATAGCCAACTTGGTGCAGATGCTAAAAACACAAATACAATCAATATTAACAGTTATTCACAAAACTATCTTTCAATACCTGTGTTTTTTGAATATGAATTAATTAATGGGCTACGTGCTGGTTTGGGGCCACAAGTAGATTTTTTACTTAAGGCTATAAGAAAATCAGATCATCATCTCCTACCCGAATGGGCACGTCAATACACTGTTTATGAAGCTAATATCACCAAAATACACAACACATTAAGTTTTGGTTTAAGCGCAGGTTTAACTTATAATTTTTATAATAACTTTAGTATTGAAACTCGATATTATTTGGGTTTAAGCAATATTTATAACAATGATAAAAAACCTATTTTTGATGCTGCCATAGATACAGATACTGAAATGAAAAACCAGGCATTCCAAATTGGTTTGGCTTATCAGTTTAATTAG
- a CDS encoding ABC transporter substrate-binding protein, whose translation MLTITDDLGTQHHFGETPKRIISLVPSLTETLYELGLENELIGITKFCVHPYYLKSIKIIVGGTKNVHIEKIKALNPDVIIANKEENTLDVVESLRDICPVFVTDIVTVEDTLKTITDFGQLFKRTTDAKKWTEKIKFANDDFVGFMQDKKWQKAAYLIWREPYMVAGSDTFINEMLKLNKFENIYEKFEGRYPEVEIRKMRIQGDPDLVLLSSEPYPFKEEHAFEIGRVTHHAKTVFVDGEMFSWYGTRLFKAFQYFKALQNRIEE comes from the coding sequence ATGCTTACAATTACAGACGATTTAGGAACGCAACACCATTTTGGCGAAACACCAAAACGAATCATTAGTTTAGTGCCATCGTTAACCGAAACTTTGTACGAATTAGGTTTAGAAAATGAACTTATTGGTATAACAAAGTTTTGTGTGCATCCATATTATTTAAAATCGATAAAAATTATTGTTGGCGGTACTAAAAATGTGCATATCGAAAAGATTAAAGCGCTAAATCCTGATGTTATTATTGCCAATAAAGAAGAAAATACATTAGATGTTGTTGAAAGTCTGCGTGATATTTGCCCCGTTTTTGTAACCGATATTGTTACGGTTGAAGACACGTTGAAAACAATTACCGATTTTGGACAGCTTTTTAAACGTACTACCGATGCCAAAAAGTGGACAGAGAAAATTAAGTTTGCAAATGATGATTTTGTTGGTTTCATGCAAGACAAAAAATGGCAAAAAGCTGCGTATTTAATTTGGCGCGAACCTTATATGGTGGCAGGAAGCGATACGTTTATTAACGAAATGCTGAAGCTTAACAAGTTTGAAAATATTTACGAAAAATTTGAAGGACGTTACCCGGAAGTCGAAATTAGAAAAATGCGTATTCAAGGCGATCCCGATTTGGTTTTATTATCGTCTGAACCTTATCCGTTTAAAGAAGAGCATGCTTTTGAAATAGGTCGAGTTACACATCATGCCAAAACCGTTTTTGTAGATGGCGAAATGTTTTCGTGGTACGGCACAAGATTATTTAAGGCTTTCCAATATTTTAAAGCGTTACAAAATAGAATTGAAGAATAA
- the pyrF gene encoding orotidine-5'-phosphate decarboxylase encodes MTTKQLYNQIQQKKSFLCIGLDVDLTKIPQHLLATEDPIFEFNKAIIDATHDLCVSYKPNTAFYEAYGLKGWQSLEKTINYINEKYPDIFTIADAKRGDIGNTSTMYAKAFLEDLNFDSVTVAPYMGKDSVEPFLAFENKHTILLALTSNQGAFDFQTQEIDGKPMYQKVLETSKTWKNSENLMYVVGATKAEYFKEIRSIVPNAFLLVPGVGAQGGSLEDVCKFGMNKQVGLLINSSRGIIYASNQTDFAEAARTEALKLQKAMAIILEQN; translated from the coding sequence ATGACAACAAAACAACTATACAATCAAATTCAGCAAAAAAAATCATTCCTATGTATTGGTTTAGATGTTGATTTAACCAAAATTCCACAACATTTATTAGCAACCGAAGATCCTATTTTCGAGTTTAATAAAGCCATTATCGATGCTACACATGATTTATGTGTATCGTACAAACCAAACACCGCTTTTTACGAAGCTTACGGTTTAAAAGGATGGCAATCGTTAGAAAAAACAATCAACTACATCAACGAAAAGTATCCTGATATTTTCACCATTGCTGATGCTAAACGTGGTGACATTGGCAACACATCAACCATGTACGCTAAAGCGTTTTTAGAAGATCTAAACTTCGATTCGGTTACCGTTGCACCTTATATGGGAAAAGATTCGGTAGAACCTTTTTTAGCTTTTGAAAACAAACATACTATTTTATTGGCATTAACATCAAATCAAGGTGCCTTTGATTTTCAAACACAAGAAATTGACGGTAAACCCATGTATCAAAAGGTATTAGAAACATCGAAAACGTGGAAAAACAGCGAAAATTTAATGTATGTGGTTGGTGCTACCAAAGCAGAATATTTTAAAGAAATTCGTTCAATTGTACCCAATGCGTTTTTATTAGTTCCAGGAGTTGGAGCACAGGGTGGAAGCTTAGAAGATGTTTGCAAATTTGGTATGAACAAGCAAGTTGGGTTGTTAATCAATTCATCACGAGGAATTATTTATGCATCAAACCAAACCGATTTTGCCGAAGCTGCCAGAACCGAGGCTTTGAAACTTCAAAAAGCAATGGCAATAATTTTAGAACAAAACTAA
- the prfA gene encoding peptide chain release factor 1 — protein sequence MLDRLQYVKQRFDEVSDLIIQPDIIADQKRYVQLNKEYKDLKALVEKREEYINVVGNISEAKEIIADGSDAEMVEMAKMQLDEAQTRLPELEDEIKFMLIPKDPEDAKNVMVEIRAGTGGDEASIFAGDLFRMYTKFCETKGWRTSVVDLNEGTSGGFKEVIFEVTGEDVYGTLKFEAGVHRVQRVPQTETQGRVHTSAATVMVLPEAEEFDVQIDMNDVRIDFFCSSGPGGQSVNTTKSAVRMTHVPTGLVAQCQDEKSQHKNKDKALTVLRSRLYEMELAKKQEEDAKKRNSQVSSGDRSAKIRTYNYPQGRVTDHRIGMDIFDMDGVMSGKIQKFIDELQLVSNTEKLKESEVF from the coding sequence ATGTTAGATCGCTTACAGTACGTAAAACAACGCTTTGACGAGGTTTCGGATTTAATTATTCAGCCCGATATTATTGCCGATCAAAAGCGTTATGTACAATTAAATAAAGAATACAAAGACTTAAAAGCCTTGGTTGAAAAACGCGAGGAATATATAAATGTTGTAGGAAATATAAGCGAAGCCAAAGAAATTATTGCAGACGGAAGTGATGCTGAAATGGTTGAAATGGCTAAAATGCAGTTAGACGAAGCTCAAACACGTTTACCTGAACTAGAAGACGAAATTAAGTTTATGTTGATTCCGAAAGATCCGGAAGATGCTAAAAACGTAATGGTCGAAATTCGTGCAGGAACAGGTGGTGACGAAGCTTCTATTTTTGCAGGCGATTTATTCCGTATGTACACAAAATTCTGTGAAACTAAAGGCTGGAGAACTTCGGTTGTTGATTTAAACGAAGGAACATCGGGCGGATTCAAAGAGGTTATTTTTGAAGTTACCGGCGAAGATGTTTACGGAACTTTAAAGTTTGAAGCTGGTGTTCACCGTGTACAACGCGTTCCACAAACCGAAACGCAAGGTCGTGTACATACATCGGCAGCTACGGTAATGGTTTTACCTGAAGCCGAAGAGTTCGATGTACAAATTGATATGAACGATGTTCGTATCGATTTCTTCTGTTCGTCTGGTCCGGGTGGTCAGTCGGTAAACACCACGAAATCGGCGGTACGTATGACGCACGTTCCAACAGGTTTGGTAGCACAATGTCAGGATGAAAAATCGCAGCATAAAAACAAAGACAAAGCGTTAACCGTTTTACGTTCGCGTTTGTACGAAATGGAATTGGCTAAAAAGCAAGAAGAAGATGCTAAAAAACGTAATTCGCAAGTATCGTCTGGCGACCGTTCTGCTAAAATTCGTACCTATAACTATCCGCAAGGTCGTGTAACAGACCACAGAATTGGTATGGATATTTTTGATATGGACGGAGTTATGAGTGGTAAAATCCAGAAATTTATCGATGAGTTACAGCTTGTATCAAATACCGAAAAGTTAAAAGAATCAGAAGTATTTTAA